A genomic stretch from Desertifilum tharense IPPAS B-1220 includes:
- a CDS encoding NfeD family protein, which produces MSHTVFWLIAGIVLCLMELFLPTAFIEFMMGLSALVVAGVSLIVPYFGLQVVLWMIVSLLLVLLTRRFLPKRKVYEIEGSTEAQTLTEILPGQTGRVLYEGNSWSARCAEMDIAIAPNQRVYVMRREGNILVVMPQNLLSS; this is translated from the coding sequence ATGAGTCATACAGTCTTTTGGTTGATTGCAGGTATTGTTCTGTGCTTGATGGAGCTGTTTTTACCAACGGCGTTTATAGAATTTATGATGGGTTTAAGTGCCCTTGTGGTGGCTGGAGTTTCCCTGATTGTGCCCTACTTCGGCCTGCAAGTGGTGCTTTGGATGATTGTCTCGCTGCTATTGGTGCTGTTGACGCGTCGCTTTCTGCCGAAGCGCAAAGTCTATGAAATTGAAGGATCGACCGAAGCTCAGACCCTAACGGAGATTTTACCGGGTCAAACGGGTCGGGTGCTGTATGAGGGGAATTCTTGGTCAGCCCGTTGTGCGGAAATGGATATTGCGATCGCTCCTAACCAAAGAGTTTATGTCATGCGGCGCGAAGGCAATATCTTGGTCGTGATGCCCCAAAATCTGTTAAGTTCCTAA
- a CDS encoding SPFH domain-containing protein: MEQFILLVFLALGGSAMAGSVKIVNQSDQALVETLGKYSGKKLEPGLNFLIPFLDRVVYKETIREKVLDIPPQQCITRDNVAISVDAVVYWRIMDIEKAYYRVQNLHAAMENLVRTQIRSEMGKLELDQTFTARTEVNEILLRDLDVATDPWGVKITRVELRDIIPSKAVQDSMELQMAAERRKRASILTSEGERDSAVNSARGKAEAQVLDAEARQKAAILDAEAQQKATILRAQAERQEAVLKAQGTSEAIQIVAKTLKTDPQAREALQFLLAQHYIEMGAKIGTSDSSKVMFMDPRTIPATLEGMRSIVSHDRGEGSAETFNPDEFKHIR; the protein is encoded by the coding sequence ATGGAACAGTTTATTCTCTTAGTTTTTCTCGCTTTAGGTGGCTCTGCAATGGCCGGCAGTGTCAAAATCGTTAATCAAAGCGATCAGGCTTTAGTCGAAACGCTTGGAAAGTATAGTGGTAAAAAGTTAGAACCGGGTTTGAATTTCCTGATTCCCTTTTTAGACCGAGTTGTTTACAAAGAAACCATTCGGGAAAAAGTCCTCGATATCCCGCCCCAACAATGTATCACCCGCGATAACGTTGCCATTAGCGTAGATGCGGTCGTGTACTGGCGGATTATGGATATTGAGAAAGCCTATTACCGCGTGCAAAATCTCCATGCAGCAATGGAAAACCTCGTGCGGACGCAAATTCGCTCGGAAATGGGTAAACTCGAACTCGATCAAACCTTTACGGCGCGGACAGAAGTGAATGAAATTCTGCTGCGAGACTTGGATGTGGCAACCGATCCCTGGGGAGTGAAGATTACGCGGGTTGAATTGCGCGATATTATTCCCTCGAAGGCGGTACAAGATTCGATGGAGTTGCAAATGGCCGCAGAACGGCGCAAGCGGGCTTCTATTCTCACTTCTGAGGGCGAACGCGACTCGGCGGTGAACAGCGCTAGAGGGAAGGCAGAGGCTCAGGTTCTAGATGCAGAAGCGCGTCAGAAAGCGGCGATTTTGGACGCAGAGGCTCAACAAAAGGCAACGATCCTGCGGGCGCAAGCTGAACGCCAAGAGGCGGTACTCAAGGCGCAGGGAACCTCGGAAGCGATTCAAATTGTGGCCAAAACCCTCAAAACCGATCCGCAAGCTCGCGAAGCGCTGCAATTTTTACTTGCCCAACATTACATTGAGATGGGCGCTAAAATTGGCACCAGCGATAGCAGCAAGGTGATGTTTATGGACCCCCGCACAATTCCTGCGACGTTGGAGGGGATGCGCTCTATTGTCAGTCACGATCGTGGGGAGGGTAGTGCAGAGACGTTCAATCCCGATGAGTTTAAGCATATCCGCTAA
- a CDS encoding ferredoxin-thioredoxin reductase variable chain has protein sequence MEIKMGDRVRIAQSVIVYHHPEHRSQPFDLKGLEGEVISVIRELRGKPISANLPIYVRFSPKFSAHLRESEVELIS, from the coding sequence ATGGAGATTAAAATGGGCGATCGCGTTCGCATCGCACAATCGGTTATTGTGTATCATCATCCCGAACATCGCAGTCAACCCTTCGATCTTAAAGGGTTAGAAGGTGAGGTGATTTCTGTGATTCGAGAACTTCGGGGCAAACCCATCAGTGCTAACTTACCCATCTATGTGCGGTTTAGCCCTAAGTTCAGCGCTCACTTGCGCGAATCGGAAGTAGAACTCATCTCCTAA
- a CDS encoding PP2C family serine/threonine-protein phosphatase has translation MSSSESPTIRFLWVPDPAAAQIPLGERVADRYEVVAPQIWCDRAPHLSPDVPEELPERVTPYLRLFPHRLHLPEVYGVVRQDSLGETQEFLLLENGPLTASGELYPALEEAWTTASPVRQVYWLWQILELWTPFLDQKVGSSLLSGSRIRVQGWRVWLRELESDRSEVHLRDLAACWQGWLALATPHLQERLEPTLKAMQEESAELLEVAPLLNQVLLELAAEQPLSVQVAGGSDTGPKRSHNEDTCYPMTVFPPDMTVPDDEAIPELAIVCDGIGGHEGGEVASQLAVRSLKLLIQGLLVELDQQTELVMPQVWQDHLESAVRVVNNQIAAQNDTQGRELRQRMGTTLVMALQLPQRVGLQAGRVGNSHELYIAHVGDSRAYWMTPNYCQLLTVDDDVSVREVRMGRSLYREALRRPDAGALTQALGTRDAEFVRPTVRRFILEEDGILLLCSDGLSDRDRIESAWADYTPLVCNGAMSLDRAVQAWIDLANEKNGHDNTSVVLFQCRIANEFGSEKSDLTILQTSDLLAATSRPGPINGELASQPQEVFLQQATPSPDLVDENIVPPEVEEIEGRSPQSPWKNAIALLGLLLVLLIGGAVGLVTWWRFDPDGVLQLQQRLMETLGIRNSQESNRKFSELNRYEFNDN, from the coding sequence ATGAGCAGTTCCGAGTCACCAACCATTCGTTTTCTCTGGGTCCCTGACCCGGCTGCTGCCCAAATCCCTCTCGGAGAGCGGGTTGCAGATCGCTATGAGGTGGTTGCCCCCCAAATTTGGTGCGATCGCGCGCCCCATCTGTCACCGGATGTGCCCGAAGAGTTACCAGAACGCGTTACTCCTTATTTACGTTTATTTCCCCATCGCCTGCATTTACCAGAGGTTTACGGGGTGGTACGACAGGACAGCTTGGGGGAAACGCAGGAGTTTTTGCTGCTTGAAAATGGTCCGCTGACGGCTAGCGGAGAACTCTACCCAGCGTTAGAGGAGGCTTGGACAACGGCATCCCCCGTCCGTCAAGTGTATTGGTTGTGGCAAATTCTGGAGTTATGGACGCCTTTTCTCGACCAGAAAGTGGGTTCTAGTCTCTTGAGCGGATCGCGGATTCGAGTACAGGGATGGCGCGTGTGGCTGCGAGAACTCGAAAGCGATCGCTCTGAGGTGCATTTGCGGGATCTGGCGGCTTGCTGGCAGGGTTGGTTAGCCCTGGCAACCCCCCACCTACAAGAGCGTCTAGAACCCACGCTCAAGGCAATGCAGGAGGAATCGGCGGAACTTTTAGAGGTGGCTCCACTGCTCAATCAGGTGTTGTTAGAGTTGGCCGCCGAGCAACCGCTATCCGTGCAGGTGGCCGGGGGTTCGGATACGGGGCCGAAGCGATCGCACAATGAAGATACTTGCTATCCGATGACGGTCTTTCCGCCGGATATGACGGTTCCGGATGATGAGGCGATCCCGGAGTTGGCGATCGTTTGCGATGGGATCGGCGGCCATGAAGGGGGAGAGGTGGCCAGTCAGTTGGCGGTGCGCTCTTTAAAGTTGCTGATACAAGGGTTGTTAGTTGAGTTAGACCAGCAAACGGAGCTAGTCATGCCCCAGGTGTGGCAGGATCATCTAGAGTCGGCCGTGCGGGTGGTGAACAATCAGATTGCGGCGCAAAATGATACCCAAGGTCGGGAGTTACGACAGCGGATGGGAACGACCCTGGTGATGGCGCTGCAATTGCCGCAACGGGTGGGTTTACAAGCAGGTCGGGTGGGAAATTCTCACGAACTCTATATTGCTCATGTGGGCGATAGCCGCGCCTATTGGATGACGCCGAATTATTGCCAGTTGCTGACGGTGGATGATGATGTGTCGGTGCGAGAGGTGCGAATGGGGCGATCGCTCTATCGCGAGGCCCTGCGCCGTCCGGATGCGGGGGCGCTGACGCAGGCGCTAGGGACGCGGGATGCGGAGTTTGTCCGCCCGACGGTTCGCCGCTTTATTTTGGAAGAGGATGGGATTTTGCTGCTGTGTTCCGATGGCTTGAGCGATCGCGACCGGATTGAGTCGGCCTGGGCAGATTATACTCCCCTGGTTTGTAATGGGGCGATGTCTCTCGATCGGGCAGTCCAAGCTTGGATCGATCTGGCGAATGAAAAGAACGGTCACGATAATACCTCTGTTGTTCTGTTCCAATGCCGCATTGCCAACGAGTTTGGCTCGGAAAAATCGGATTTAACGATTTTACAAACTTCCGATCTGCTTGCGGCGACTTCCCGTCCGGGACCGATTAATGGCGAGTTGGCTAGCCAACCGCAGGAGGTGTTTCTGCAACAAGCAACGCCTTCCCCCGATCTGGTGGATGAGAATATCGTTCCGCCGGAGGTTGAGGAGATCGAAGGGCGATCGCCCCAGTCGCCTTGGAAAAATGCGATCGCCCTTTTGGGGTTGCTGCTGGTGCTGCTGATTGGCGGTGCGGTAGGATTGGTAACTTGGTGGCGCTTTGACCCCGATGGCGTTTTACAACTCCAGCAACGCCTGATGGAAACCCTGGGAATTAGAAACTCCCAAGAATCCAACCGGAAATTCTCCGAACTAAACCGCTATGAGTTCAACGACAATTGA